The following coding sequences are from one Gossypium raimondii isolate GPD5lz chromosome 4, ASM2569854v1, whole genome shotgun sequence window:
- the LOC105780289 gene encoding uncharacterized protein LOC105780289 isoform X1 yields the protein MENPEANHLPEVDSLPDGFVESPTDSLAPKTPILEQEKPLQSDYKEEDLVSTEFGAGKGQKQITFPVPLSEGDSFNGSLGSVDGKLECTEVKVDLEGEYQSIERSVEGVSEATLTPLKETSSSESVNTLKDKKPETTGTKCKNAKRTFKSEKEFLEFSLKYQQIVAERDAAIAVRDKLESLCRELQRQNKMLMDECKRVSTEGQNLRLDLSARFQDAIKDVSNKLEEQKDECLSQLKENEMLRNKLKEFADQCALAEQQYALKLKQKTLELQLANLKIKQHEEKLVEEQAQMKVYAEQVSQLLATEKNLRLQLAADGEKFQQFQDALFKSNEVFETFKQEIEKMAKSIKELEKENAFMKSKCEKSDVTLIELVEEREQMKKQLQKTKNQKDKLESLCRSLQAERKQGSAAGNSSSDHPVTD from the exons ATGGAAAACCCAGAAGCAAATCATCTTCCTGAGGTGGATTCATTACCAGATGGCTTTGTTGAGAGTCCTACAGATTCATTGGCTCCAAAAACTCCAATTTTGGAACAAGAAAAGCCTTTGCAATCTGATTATAAAGAAGAGGATTTAGTTTCCACCGAGTTTGGAGCAGGCAAGGGCCAAAAGCAAATAACATTTCCAGTTCCATTGTCTGAAGGGGACAGTTTTAATGGTTCTTTGGGCTCTGTAGATGGTAAATTAGAATGCACTGAGGTGAAAGTTGATCTTGAAGGGGAGTATCAAAGTATAGAAAGat CAGTTGAAGGTGTATCAGAAGCAACTTTGACTCCTTTGAAAGAAACATCTTCATCAGAAAGTGTCAATACGCTGAAAGATAAAAAACCA GAAACCACCGGAACAAAATGCAAGAATGCAAAACGTACATTcaaatctgaaaaggaattcCTTGAATTCTCTTTGAAATATCAACAAATTGTTGCAGAAAGAGATGCAG CTATTGCTGTTCGAGATAAACTTGAATCACTTTGTAGGGAGTTACAACGTcaaaacaaaatgttaatg GACGAATGCAAACGGGTATCGACCGAAGGACAGAACTTAAGATTAGATTTATCAGCCAGGTTCCAGGATGCAATCAAG gaCGTGAGCAATAAGCTGGAAGAGCAGAAGGATGAATGTCTATCTCAACTGAAGGAGAATGAGAT GTTAAGAAATAAGTTGAAGGAGTTTGCTGATCAATGTGCCCTCGCTGAACAGCAATACGCACTGAAG CTAAAGCAGAAAACACTAGAACTGCAACTTGCCAATCTGAAAATTAAACAACATGAAGAGAAATTGGTCGAGGAACAAGCGCAGATGAAAGTATACGCAGAACAAGTGTCGCAGTTATTGGCTACTGAAAAGAATTTACGCTTGCAATTGGCGGCTGATGGAGAAAAATTCCAACAGTTTCAG GATGCATTGTTTAAGAGCAACGAGGTCTTTGAAACATTTAAGCAAGAGATTGAGAAG ATGGCAAAATCGATAAAGGAACTGGAGAAAGAAAATGCATTCATGAAGAGCAAATGTGAGAAATCAGATGTTACACTTATAGAACTAGTGGAAGAG CGGGAGCAAATGAAGAAACAATTACAGAAGACAAAGAATCAGAAAGATAAGCTTGAATCATTGTGTCGATCGCTTCAAGCCGAGAGGAAGCAGGGTTCTGCTGCAGGCAATAGCTCCTCTGACCACCCGGTCACAGATTAA
- the LOC105780289 gene encoding uncharacterized protein LOC105780289 isoform X2, translating into MENPEANHLPEVDSLPDGFVESPTDSLAPKTPILEQEKPLQSDYKEEDLVSTEFGAGKGQKQITFPVPLSEGDSFNGSLGSVDGKLECTEVKVDLEGEYQSIERFEGVSEATLTPLKETSSSESVNTLKDKKPETTGTKCKNAKRTFKSEKEFLEFSLKYQQIVAERDAAIAVRDKLESLCRELQRQNKMLMDECKRVSTEGQNLRLDLSARFQDAIKDVSNKLEEQKDECLSQLKENEMLRNKLKEFADQCALAEQQYALKLKQKTLELQLANLKIKQHEEKLVEEQAQMKVYAEQVSQLLATEKNLRLQLAADGEKFQQFQDALFKSNEVFETFKQEIEKMAKSIKELEKENAFMKSKCEKSDVTLIELVEEREQMKKQLQKTKNQKDKLESLCRSLQAERKQGSAAGNSSSDHPVTD; encoded by the exons ATGGAAAACCCAGAAGCAAATCATCTTCCTGAGGTGGATTCATTACCAGATGGCTTTGTTGAGAGTCCTACAGATTCATTGGCTCCAAAAACTCCAATTTTGGAACAAGAAAAGCCTTTGCAATCTGATTATAAAGAAGAGGATTTAGTTTCCACCGAGTTTGGAGCAGGCAAGGGCCAAAAGCAAATAACATTTCCAGTTCCATTGTCTGAAGGGGACAGTTTTAATGGTTCTTTGGGCTCTGTAGATGGTAAATTAGAATGCACTGAGGTGAAAGTTGATCTTGAAGGGGAGTATCAAAGTATAGAAAGat TTGAAGGTGTATCAGAAGCAACTTTGACTCCTTTGAAAGAAACATCTTCATCAGAAAGTGTCAATACGCTGAAAGATAAAAAACCA GAAACCACCGGAACAAAATGCAAGAATGCAAAACGTACATTcaaatctgaaaaggaattcCTTGAATTCTCTTTGAAATATCAACAAATTGTTGCAGAAAGAGATGCAG CTATTGCTGTTCGAGATAAACTTGAATCACTTTGTAGGGAGTTACAACGTcaaaacaaaatgttaatg GACGAATGCAAACGGGTATCGACCGAAGGACAGAACTTAAGATTAGATTTATCAGCCAGGTTCCAGGATGCAATCAAG gaCGTGAGCAATAAGCTGGAAGAGCAGAAGGATGAATGTCTATCTCAACTGAAGGAGAATGAGAT GTTAAGAAATAAGTTGAAGGAGTTTGCTGATCAATGTGCCCTCGCTGAACAGCAATACGCACTGAAG CTAAAGCAGAAAACACTAGAACTGCAACTTGCCAATCTGAAAATTAAACAACATGAAGAGAAATTGGTCGAGGAACAAGCGCAGATGAAAGTATACGCAGAACAAGTGTCGCAGTTATTGGCTACTGAAAAGAATTTACGCTTGCAATTGGCGGCTGATGGAGAAAAATTCCAACAGTTTCAG GATGCATTGTTTAAGAGCAACGAGGTCTTTGAAACATTTAAGCAAGAGATTGAGAAG ATGGCAAAATCGATAAAGGAACTGGAGAAAGAAAATGCATTCATGAAGAGCAAATGTGAGAAATCAGATGTTACACTTATAGAACTAGTGGAAGAG CGGGAGCAAATGAAGAAACAATTACAGAAGACAAAGAATCAGAAAGATAAGCTTGAATCATTGTGTCGATCGCTTCAAGCCGAGAGGAAGCAGGGTTCTGCTGCAGGCAATAGCTCCTCTGACCACCCGGTCACAGATTAA